Proteins from a genomic interval of Methanoplanus endosymbiosus:
- a CDS encoding DUF7288 family protein — protein MVIPGDEAQLFTIEGLVAGLIMLTTVFFIVGTASVYTPADVHISDMQTEQLGFDALRVMSTPYIYGAESELGGIVSEIDLGGVNETSAALQFRNSFGELISSGTGATTIVDSFNFSSAVYYVDAGVVVNKSLPDNPENYARRPSVSAGRYLLTEWGGSDSIVRFEVILWRE, from the coding sequence ATGGTAATTCCCGGAGATGAAGCACAGCTTTTTACCATTGAAGGGCTTGTTGCCGGGCTTATCATGCTCACAACCGTATTTTTTATAGTGGGTACTGCTTCGGTTTACACTCCGGCTGATGTGCATATCAGCGATATGCAGACGGAGCAGCTTGGTTTTGATGCCTTAAGGGTTATGTCAACACCTTATATTTACGGGGCTGAGAGTGAACTTGGGGGAATTGTCTCTGAGATTGATCTCGGTGGAGTTAATGAGACATCTGCTGCTCTTCAGTTCAGGAACAGTTTTGGCGAACTGATCTCATCCGGCACAGGTGCAACTACTATAGTTGATTCATTTAATTTCAGCTCGGCTGTATATTATGTGGATGCCGGAGTGGTGGTGAATAAATCACTGCCCGATAATCCGGAAAATTACGCAAGAAGGCCCTCTGTCAGTGCAGGGAGATATCTTCTGACCGAATGGGGCGGGAGTGACAGTATTGTCCGTTTTGAGGTGATATTATGGAGAGAATGA
- a CDS encoding DUF1015 domain-containing protein produces MVKIYPFKAVRPVREEAGNIASVPYDVVSTEEAKEIIEIQPNSFMRVIRSEATLPGVDPASPEVYDTASKNLNSLIEKGLLMQDTEPGIYLYRIKQGGNIYLGFVSCVSVGDYRADLIKKHEHTRYDKEEDRTKHIDTTNANTGLVVLLYRDSGDIYSYVNSLVPEGTPDAVARDGSGVVHELFRISDPRILTELEEIFSGVDSLYIADGHHRAKSSVNVAEKRESEGRMTSESDRFMAVIFAEDRVKIHGYSRLVTDLGKYNPETFMAEIKTRFEVKEYGEIDDTVFRIPPLKDFKIPIHTIHMYLAGKWYELSAPVKNPEDVIASLDVSVLQKEVMEDMLGITDPRKDPRLQYLGGARPLADLKVRVDSGAFAVAFSLQPVKVESVLSVADEGNVMPPKSTWFEPKLLSGLVIHTLE; encoded by the coding sequence ATGGTAAAAATATATCCTTTCAAGGCAGTAAGACCAGTCAGAGAAGAAGCAGGCAATATAGCTTCAGTTCCGTATGATGTTGTAAGCACAGAGGAGGCAAAGGAGATTATTGAAATTCAGCCCAACAGTTTTATGCGTGTCATCAGGTCTGAAGCAACCCTTCCCGGTGTTGATCCTGCCTCTCCTGAGGTCTATGACACTGCAAGTAAAAATCTCAATAGTCTGATTGAAAAGGGCCTCTTAATGCAGGATACAGAACCCGGAATATACCTGTACAGAATTAAGCAGGGCGGAAATATCTATCTTGGATTTGTATCCTGTGTATCTGTCGGTGACTACAGGGCAGACCTGATTAAAAAGCATGAGCATACCCGCTATGACAAGGAAGAGGACAGAACAAAGCATATTGACACTACTAATGCAAATACCGGTCTTGTTGTACTTCTCTATCGCGATTCAGGAGATATTTATTCGTATGTAAATTCCCTTGTGCCTGAGGGAACTCCCGATGCAGTTGCAAGAGACGGCAGCGGTGTGGTGCATGAACTATTCAGAATTTCAGATCCGCGTATTCTGACAGAGCTTGAAGAGATCTTTTCCGGCGTTGATTCGTTATATATCGCTGACGGGCATCACCGTGCTAAGTCATCTGTAAATGTAGCAGAGAAGAGGGAATCTGAAGGACGGATGACATCTGAGTCTGACCGTTTCATGGCAGTCATATTTGCGGAGGACAGGGTTAAGATCCACGGCTATTCAAGGCTTGTGACTGATCTTGGAAAGTATAATCCTGAGACATTTATGGCTGAGATTAAAACCCGTTTTGAGGTTAAGGAATATGGGGAGATTGACGATACTGTATTCAGGATTCCGCCATTAAAAGACTTTAAGATACCAATTCATACGATTCATATGTACCTTGCCGGCAAGTGGTATGAACTGTCTGCACCTGTCAAAAATCCGGAAGACGTGATTGCATCACTCGATGTATCAGTGCTTCAGAAGGAGGTTATGGAGGATATGCTTGGCATAACTGATCCCAGAAAAGATCCAAGGCTTCAGTATCTCGGCGGTGCAAGACCGCTTGCTGACCTTAAAGTAAGGGTTGACAGTGGTGCATTCGCAGTTGCATTCTCACTTCAGCCTGTAAAAGTAGAGTCTGTTCTCTCTGTAGCTGATGAAGGTAATGTGATGCCTCCGAAGTCCACATGGTTTGAACCAAAACTTCTCTCCGGGCTTGTTATTCATACCCTCGAATGA
- the rimI gene encoding ribosomal protein S18-alanine N-acetyltransferase: MDNGKIIIRRAKTEDIPEIIKIEKEIFDDPWHKDSFYEAIFLFPGLFFVAVKDSEITGFLTGGIEDTGEEKYGHIMNIGTKKSHQGEGIGSLLIKRLEYELILLGVSGIQLEVRVSNTGAQEFYKKLGFCDVFVISEYYSDGEDALLMGFWFDK, from the coding sequence ATGGACAATGGCAAAATAATCATCAGAAGGGCAAAAACAGAGGACATACCTGAAATAATAAAAATAGAGAAGGAAATTTTTGATGACCCGTGGCATAAAGACTCCTTTTATGAAGCAATATTTCTATTCCCCGGACTTTTCTTTGTGGCTGTAAAAGACTCAGAGATTACAGGCTTTCTTACCGGAGGAATTGAAGATACCGGTGAGGAGAAATACGGTCATATAATGAATATCGGCACTAAAAAAAGCCATCAGGGAGAGGGTATAGGCAGTCTCCTCATAAAAAGACTTGAATATGAGCTTATTCTGCTTGGGGTGTCCGGCATTCAGCTTGAAGTGCGGGTATCAAATACCGGCGCACAGGAATTTTACAAAAAACTTGGATTTTGTGATGTCTTTGTAATATCCGAATATTACAGTGACGGAGAAGATGCCCTGCTTATGGGGTTCTGGTTTGACAAGTGA
- a CDS encoding cryptochrome/photolyase family protein codes for MVYEKSKFFIGDIYLPKPSHRLMGSKDYKISVHIFRRDLRLNDNTALLNALERSEEVIPVYIAEPELGVNNPHIPVIRHSFIIRSLNELDQELRDKGSRLFYFSEGTGRALKYLIREIGADAVFANRDYSPYAGIRDIKVTEILKSAGIPDYNLTPDLMLNDPDRILRKDGGTYSVFTPYFRRAEEYQVITPQRCRDDNFYRSNDTDSDRNKIPEDYIRKEDKYGEDIHKTDPESYHLRGGRGEALYLLEKLAELNDYSNTRNIPSVKGTTYLSAHLRFGTVSVREVYHAISGTQGYDSELLRQLYWRDFYTYIARHNPHIFSGPFHRKYETLPWNNDRKLFEKWCSGNTGFPIVDAGMRELNSTGYMHNRVRMITASFLVKDIHINWMWGERYFASKLLDYDPCVNNGNWQWSASTGSDSQPWFRIFNPWLQQKKYDPDCIYIKRWIPELSDISSEWIHNPNIMNKHEIEGYPRPVAEHREESQFSRKIFTEIRRKIS; via the coding sequence ATGGTGTATGAAAAATCGAAGTTTTTCATAGGAGATATATACCTCCCAAAACCATCTCATAGACTGATGGGGAGTAAAGATTACAAAATATCAGTGCATATTTTCAGGCGTGATCTCAGGCTTAATGACAATACTGCACTATTAAATGCACTTGAAAGGTCAGAAGAGGTCATTCCGGTTTATATCGCTGAACCGGAATTAGGTGTAAATAACCCACATATTCCGGTGATCAGGCATTCCTTCATAATCAGATCGCTGAACGAACTTGATCAGGAATTAAGAGATAAGGGAAGCCGGCTTTTTTATTTCAGTGAAGGTACCGGAAGAGCACTGAAATACCTGATAAGAGAGATCGGAGCAGATGCAGTATTTGCAAACCGCGATTATTCACCATACGCCGGAATAAGGGACATTAAGGTAACAGAAATTCTGAAATCTGCCGGAATTCCGGATTACAACCTGACACCCGATCTTATGCTGAATGATCCCGACAGGATACTCAGAAAAGACGGGGGGACATATAGCGTATTCACACCATATTTCAGACGTGCCGAGGAATATCAGGTAATAACACCTCAGAGATGCAGAGATGACAATTTTTACAGAAGTAATGATACAGATTCAGACAGAAATAAAATACCTGAAGACTATATCCGGAAAGAAGATAAATACGGCGAAGACATCCATAAAACAGATCCTGAAAGTTATCACCTGAGGGGGGGAAGGGGTGAGGCACTTTACCTTCTCGAAAAACTTGCAGAGCTTAATGACTATAGCAATACAAGAAATATTCCGTCTGTTAAAGGCACAACATATCTCTCGGCTCATTTAAGATTTGGTACAGTATCTGTGCGTGAGGTGTACCATGCAATATCCGGCACACAGGGATATGATTCTGAACTGTTAAGGCAGCTGTACTGGCGGGATTTTTATACATACATTGCCAGACACAACCCCCATATATTCTCCGGACCTTTCCACAGGAAATATGAGACCCTTCCCTGGAATAATGACAGGAAACTCTTTGAAAAATGGTGCTCCGGAAATACCGGATTTCCGATAGTTGATGCAGGCATGCGGGAACTGAACTCAACCGGATATATGCACAACAGGGTGAGGATGATAACTGCATCATTTCTGGTCAAGGATATCCATATAAACTGGATGTGGGGTGAGAGATATTTCGCATCAAAGCTTCTCGACTATGACCCCTGTGTCAACAACGGAAACTGGCAGTGGTCAGCATCAACAGGATCTGATTCCCAGCCATGGTTTAGGATATTCAATCCATGGCTTCAGCAGAAGAAGTACGATCCTGACTGCATATATATCAAAAGATGGATCCCGGAATTGTCAGATATATCGTCGGAATGGATACATAATCCCAATATAATGAATAAACATGAAATAGAAGGATATCCACGTCCGGTTGCGGAACACAGAGAAGAGTCACAATTCAGCAGGAAAATATTTACGGAGATCAGAAGAAAGATTTCCTGA
- a CDS encoding hydrogenase maturation protease, translated as MTNSAKRTRVIGCGNPLMGNDGAGVLAAEMLKELRPDIDTIEGGTGGIGLINDMEGFDRIIIIDAMLGIGENKGDIKIFYETPPVIPSTMSIHDAGISEVIEVAKEIIPGIEIITVGIEADFVEEYSEYIDPEIIAGIDKALKEIVIILEK; from the coding sequence ATGACCAATTCTGCAAAGAGAACAAGGGTTATAGGGTGCGGAAATCCTCTGATGGGCAATGATGGGGCAGGAGTTCTTGCAGCAGAAATGCTGAAGGAATTAAGACCTGACATCGATACAATTGAGGGAGGTACCGGAGGAATTGGACTGATCAACGATATGGAGGGATTTGATCGTATAATTATCATCGATGCAATGCTTGGGATAGGGGAGAATAAAGGTGATATAAAAATATTTTATGAAACGCCGCCTGTGATCCCTTCCACAATGTCAATTCACGATGCAGGAATATCTGAAGTTATTGAAGTCGCAAAAGAGATTATTCCGGGGATAGAAATCATAACGGTGGGTATTGAAGCAGACTTTGTTGAAGAATACAGTGAATATATTGATCCTGAGATTATAGCAGGCATAGATAAAGCACTGAAAGAGATAGTAATAATTCTTGAAAAATAA
- the minD gene encoding cell division ATPase MinD produces the protein MTTVITIASGKGGTGKTTVTANLGSMLAYHKKRTYIMDSDMGMANLGLVLGLENMPITLHEVLAGKADIHDAIYEGPFGVSVIPSGLSLEGFKNSDPDLLRGIMADIVDECDILMIDAPAGINHDGIIPLAIADEVILVVNPDIASIVDGLKTKMITEMMGGKIRGAIINRVNRIDDKGTEEQIEKILDVPIIGMIPEDTNVRRASANRTPIVVKYPTSDASRAFRRIASQTIGIEYDEDEEKSEKRKENLIERFAKALFPGGRDVN, from the coding sequence ATGACAACAGTAATAACTATAGCATCAGGGAAAGGCGGCACAGGAAAGACAACAGTTACCGCAAATCTTGGGTCTATGCTTGCCTACCACAAAAAGAGAACGTACATAATGGATTCCGACATGGGTATGGCCAATCTCGGACTTGTACTTGGTCTTGAAAATATGCCCATCACACTGCATGAGGTGCTTGCAGGAAAGGCCGACATTCATGATGCAATATATGAAGGACCTTTTGGAGTATCTGTAATCCCAAGCGGTCTCTCACTGGAAGGATTCAAAAATTCAGATCCTGATCTTCTGAGAGGAATAATGGCAGATATTGTTGACGAGTGTGACATACTCATGATAGATGCACCGGCGGGCATAAACCACGACGGAATAATTCCGCTTGCAATTGCAGACGAAGTGATTCTCGTTGTAAATCCGGACATAGCATCAATTGTAGACGGTCTGAAGACAAAAATGATAACCGAAATGATGGGCGGGAAAATTCGCGGCGCAATAATCAATCGTGTAAACCGGATAGATGATAAAGGAACAGAGGAGCAGATCGAAAAAATTCTTGATGTCCCTATTATCGGAATGATACCTGAAGATACAAATGTAAGGCGTGCATCTGCAAACCGGACACCCATTGTTGTAAAGTACCCGACATCAGATGCTTCAAGGGCATTTCGCCGGATTGCAAGTCAGACTATAGGCATAGAATATGATGAAGATGAAGAAAAGTCCGAAAAGAGAAAAGAGAATTTAATAGAGAGATTTGCAAAAGCGTTATTTCCGGGAGGAAGAGATGTCAACTGA
- a CDS encoding 4Fe-4S dicluster domain-containing protein, producing MIEITVDEDSCVGCGLCVKDCPMNVYELKDGLSTPVRPQDCMGCLSCHEICPAQALEHKGIYPAKRHYIDIRVCEMLKKVI from the coding sequence ATGATTGAAATAACTGTTGATGAGGATTCCTGCGTAGGGTGTGGCCTGTGTGTGAAAGACTGCCCTATGAACGTTTATGAACTAAAGGACGGCCTGAGCACACCTGTAAGGCCACAGGACTGTATGGGATGCCTGTCATGCCATGAGATCTGCCCGGCCCAGGCACTGGAACATAAAGGAATTTATCCGGCAAAGAGGCATTACATCGACATAAGAGTCTGTGAGATGTTAAAAAAGGTGATCTGA
- a CDS encoding hydrocarbon binding protein (contains V4R domain), whose product MSASYIDELHEKFNTDIKYKAEDVPLECIPPAKEIEATLHGVMKLNGLVIRSLEEIAGRGANAVTFRAGKKFGHEVAKYFQKRDDIEDALHELSDLLQGQYTFEVWKPSDSDTFIIEENGEKFIYLVFHDCIVRQTLRRNGQEQAGPLCQTLCGYVVGAIEEITGSRVKLEIMHTGPNSCLKKLILK is encoded by the coding sequence ATGTCTGCAAGTTATATCGATGAGCTGCATGAAAAGTTCAACACCGATATAAAATACAAAGCTGAGGACGTTCCACTTGAATGCATCCCTCCGGCAAAGGAGATCGAAGCAACGCTTCACGGAGTCATGAAACTGAACGGTCTTGTCATAAGGTCTCTTGAGGAGATTGCAGGCCGGGGTGCAAACGCAGTGACATTCAGGGCAGGAAAGAAATTCGGACATGAGGTTGCGAAGTACTTTCAGAAGAGGGATGATATTGAGGATGCACTTCACGAACTATCAGATCTTCTTCAGGGGCAGTACACCTTTGAGGTATGGAAACCATCTGACAGTGATACATTCATAATAGAAGAAAATGGCGAGAAATTCATCTACCTCGTATTTCATGACTGTATTGTCAGACAGACCCTGCGAAGAAACGGTCAGGAACAGGCAGGCCCATTATGCCAGACATTATGCGGATATGTTGTAGGTGCTATTGAAGAGATCACAGGTTCACGGGTAAAACTTGAGATCATGCACACCGGACCTAATTCATGCCTGAAAAAACTAATTCTCAAATGA
- a CDS encoding F420-nonreducing hydrogenase, with amino-acid sequence MKIAIEELAGCSGCTIAVLDLHEMILDLLNDAEIVYSPVIMDVKEPPEGIDVGFVTGCVRNEENQERLEKIRKRSKILIALGTCACYGGISGLSMLSSNEEIFNTVYRNVDTVKDDGIIPTDVPPFTYRAFAVGDLVKMDYYITGCPPKEQFLKQILPALIKGDQKELSRKSVCSECDRKMGSVENWHLKRRYEGEPDREHCLLGQGYLCLGPVTFGRCGAACPKKNIPCHGCNGPSLDILREPCRDIYNMMVRRIADLTDRPQKEIEKELYDVAHTMYPFTIGSLIMEDKENSKIRDLVKERSG; translated from the coding sequence ATGAAGATAGCAATAGAAGAACTTGCAGGATGTTCAGGCTGTACAATAGCTGTTCTGGACCTGCATGAGATGATACTTGATCTCTTAAATGATGCAGAAATAGTCTATTCTCCGGTAATAATGGATGTAAAAGAACCGCCTGAAGGGATAGATGTCGGTTTTGTTACAGGATGCGTGAGAAATGAGGAGAATCAGGAGAGGCTTGAGAAAATAAGAAAAAGATCAAAGATACTTATAGCACTTGGAACATGCGCCTGCTATGGCGGGATATCAGGCCTTTCAATGCTCAGCAGCAATGAAGAGATCTTTAACACAGTGTACAGGAATGTCGATACAGTAAAAGATGACGGCATCATCCCTACTGATGTCCCTCCATTCACATACCGTGCCTTTGCTGTAGGGGATCTTGTAAAGATGGACTACTACATAACCGGATGTCCACCAAAGGAACAGTTCCTAAAGCAGATACTCCCTGCACTGATTAAAGGTGATCAAAAAGAACTTTCAAGAAAATCTGTCTGTTCTGAATGTGACAGGAAGATGGGATCTGTTGAAAACTGGCACCTTAAAAGGCGCTATGAAGGAGAACCTGACAGAGAACACTGCCTGCTTGGACAGGGATATCTCTGCCTGGGCCCTGTAACATTCGGGAGATGCGGGGCAGCATGCCCTAAAAAGAACATACCATGCCACGGCTGTAACGGCCCGTCTCTGGACATACTGAGAGAACCCTGCCGTGACATATACAATATGATGGTCAGAAGAATTGCTGATCTGACTGACAGACCGCAAAAAGAGATAGAAAAGGAACTCTACGATGTTGCACACACCATGTATCCATTCACAATTGGAAGCCTTATAATGGAAGACAAGGAGAACTCAAAGATAAGGGACCTTGTAAAGGAGAGAAGCGGATGA
- a CDS encoding Ni/Fe hydrogenase subunit alpha yields MKVITINPVTRIEGHANVRINLDDQNNISSAHFQVVELRGFEKFLIGSAIEEAPRITPRICGICPTSHHLAAAKACDQIFGVTPPETGEKLRELLMMGQFIHSHSLHFFMLAAPDFLVGHDAPAAERSIVGLVKKAPDLAKKAIEVRKFGQRLTEAIGAKPIHPSTCIPGGVSYPLSEEKRTELLDMAKRSLEIASEGWDTAKTVLEQTDLGFGAVKTGFMGISNNDKFSAYKGPVCITGENGENSGSFSGEDYLNYIEEYSEDWSYLKFSRLKSQEYYRVGPLARLNIVKEMGTPLADEALSEYRNTFGTFTQTTLAYNLARYIELLSCCEKAVDLLSDSSVCGMDTRTMTESIVNRRGVGIVEAPRGTLIHDYSVDEKGFITKCNLIVATCQNNYAMDRGVEDVAKKVIENGVLTESAANKIEMVIRAYDPCISCATHAIGKMPISIEINRANNKFKPE; encoded by the coding sequence ATGAAAGTAATCACAATAAATCCTGTTACAAGAATAGAAGGCCATGCAAACGTCAGAATAAACCTTGATGATCAGAATAATATAAGTTCAGCCCACTTTCAGGTAGTTGAACTCCGGGGATTTGAAAAATTTCTGATAGGCTCAGCCATTGAGGAAGCACCGAGAATAACACCGAGAATATGCGGGATATGCCCGACTTCCCACCACCTGGCGGCGGCAAAGGCATGTGATCAGATATTCGGGGTAACTCCACCTGAAACAGGAGAAAAACTGCGTGAACTTCTGATGATGGGCCAGTTTATTCATTCTCACTCACTTCATTTCTTCATGCTTGCAGCACCTGATTTTCTTGTGGGACATGATGCTCCGGCTGCTGAGAGAAGTATTGTAGGACTTGTAAAAAAAGCTCCGGATTTGGCTAAAAAAGCGATAGAAGTGAGAAAATTCGGCCAGAGGCTGACAGAGGCTATAGGTGCAAAACCGATTCACCCGTCAACATGCATACCCGGCGGAGTGTCGTATCCTCTCTCAGAAGAGAAGCGGACAGAACTTCTTGATATGGCAAAGAGGTCACTTGAGATTGCCAGTGAAGGATGGGATACAGCAAAGACAGTGCTTGAACAGACAGACCTCGGATTTGGAGCAGTTAAAACCGGATTTATGGGAATATCCAACAATGATAAATTTTCAGCATACAAAGGCCCGGTCTGCATAACAGGAGAAAACGGGGAAAACTCAGGTAGTTTTTCCGGTGAAGATTACTTAAACTATATAGAAGAGTATTCAGAGGACTGGTCTTATCTGAAGTTCTCAAGACTGAAATCACAGGAGTATTACCGTGTCGGCCCGCTTGCAAGGCTTAATATTGTAAAAGAGATGGGGACTCCGCTTGCAGATGAGGCACTATCAGAGTACAGAAACACATTTGGAACCTTTACACAGACAACCCTTGCATATAATCTTGCAAGATACATAGAACTTCTGTCATGCTGTGAAAAAGCAGTAGATCTGCTCTCTGATTCATCAGTCTGTGGAATGGATACCCGCACAATGACTGAAAGCATAGTGAACAGAAGAGGAGTCGGTATTGTTGAAGCGCCGAGAGGCACATTGATTCACGACTATTCGGTCGATGAAAAGGGTTTTATTACAAAATGCAACCTGATTGTGGCAACATGCCAGAACAACTATGCTATGGACAGAGGAGTTGAAGACGTTGCAAAGAAGGTAATTGAAAACGGAGTTCTGACCGAAAGTGCGGCAAACAAAATTGAGATGGTGATAAGGGCATATGATCCGTGCATATCATGCGCAACACATGCCATAGGCAAAATGCCCATCTCTATTGAGATAAACAGGGCGAATAATAAATTTAAACCGGAATAA
- a CDS encoding roadblock/LC7 domain-containing protein, translating into MLKQILSEFLQLDGVTAAVVAGRDGFVIESAVSGDVDIEALGAMASTGLGTSEAMSRELGKETMNQIIVEMEEGPILIAPLSEDELIAIVAQKGINVGRIRYELKKNRDRIMAAL; encoded by the coding sequence ATGTTAAAACAGATATTAAGTGAATTTTTACAACTTGACGGTGTCACGGCTGCGGTTGTCGCAGGCAGGGATGGTTTTGTAATTGAAAGTGCAGTATCAGGAGATGTGGATATAGAGGCACTTGGTGCAATGGCTTCAACAGGACTCGGAACATCCGAAGCTATGAGCAGAGAGCTTGGTAAAGAGACAATGAACCAGATAATAGTTGAGATGGAGGAAGGCCCGATTCTGATAGCTCCACTATCTGAGGATGAACTTATTGCAATTGTAGCTCAGAAGGGTATAAACGTCGGCCGTATAAGGTACGAACTTAAGAAAAACCGTGACAGAATAATGGCCGCATTATGA
- a CDS encoding roadblock/LC7 domain-containing protein — protein sequence MISSLPSGEQIAEMQISLAGLFSLSPDFTGYIRTEIENTDGCLLVENGKPVAGSYIAGDLKLSGSDAYRAMLKKERMKCILNTYRPEELESAKAAIDDNFVISEDADRTEIKGDSILSPETLLSVMRQPGVIAASVFFEGFALQSAGDADFEHVAAVSEDLVRTGAKMTDDLMMGELNQLLLETDEGKLIVTPARDLFICILAEKDANLGLIRLALQKIRYDLNEENS from the coding sequence ATGATATCTTCACTTCCATCAGGCGAGCAGATTGCAGAGATGCAGATTTCACTTGCCGGACTTTTCAGTTTAAGCCCGGATTTTACCGGATATATCAGAACAGAGATTGAAAATACTGATGGTTGTCTCCTTGTTGAGAATGGAAAACCTGTTGCCGGGAGCTATATTGCAGGAGATCTGAAACTTTCCGGTTCTGACGCATATCGGGCAATGCTGAAGAAAGAGAGAATGAAATGTATCCTCAATACATACAGACCCGAAGAACTTGAGAGTGCAAAAGCTGCAATTGATGATAATTTTGTTATATCTGAGGATGCAGATAGGACAGAGATTAAAGGTGACAGTATATTATCACCCGAAACTTTGCTTAGTGTTATGCGCCAGCCCGGAGTCATTGCAGCCTCAGTATTTTTTGAAGGTTTTGCACTACAGTCAGCCGGAGATGCAGATTTTGAGCATGTAGCAGCAGTATCTGAGGATTTGGTCAGAACGGGAGCAAAGATGACCGATGACCTTATGATGGGGGAACTGAACCAGCTTCTTCTCGAAACAGACGAGGGAAAACTGATAGTCACTCCGGCAAGGGACCTGTTTATATGTATTCTCGCTGAAAAAGATGCTAATCTTGGCCTTATCAGGCTCGCACTCCAAAAGATCAGATATGATCTCAATGAAGAGAACAGTTAA
- a CDS encoding cupin domain-containing protein, which produces MSTNNRTQLKGKILNLKDLVEYQPGSVASRMVIKNSCGSITVFSFDEDEGLSEHTAPFDAVVTILDGECEVWVAGETNVMKEGDTIIFPADVPHALSAVTGFKMALTMIRGNESEKESDSQHPKDDMKFE; this is translated from the coding sequence ATGAGCACCAATAACAGGACTCAGCTTAAGGGAAAGATACTGAATTTAAAAGACCTTGTTGAATACCAGCCAGGAAGTGTTGCAAGCCGGATGGTTATAAAAAACTCCTGCGGGAGCATAACAGTATTTTCATTTGATGAGGATGAGGGACTTTCAGAGCACACAGCACCCTTTGATGCAGTGGTTACAATTCTTGACGGCGAATGTGAAGTATGGGTTGCAGGTGAGACAAATGTTATGAAAGAGGGGGATACAATCATATTTCCGGCAGATGTCCCGCACGCCCTCTCGGCAGTAACAGGATTCAAAATGGCCCTTACAATGATACGCGGAAATGAATCTGAAAAAGAGAGTGATTCACAGCATCCAAAAGATGATATGAAATTTGAATGA
- a CDS encoding NAC family transcription factor: MSDDKDGVYCTICGGMVPEGDNIKKIDIDGIITGINMLSRIIQDVKKDPPGTDAGITEELLKRTEKLNYIPSKKRESYGRALLSEYKNFIG; this comes from the coding sequence TTGAGTGACGATAAAGACGGTGTTTACTGCACCATATGCGGCGGAATGGTACCTGAAGGAGACAATATAAAAAAAATTGACATTGATGGCATAATAACAGGAATAAATATGCTCAGCCGGATAATTCAGGATGTAAAAAAAGACCCACCCGGAACTGATGCAGGAATAACAGAAGAACTGCTTAAAAGAACTGAAAAATTGAATTATATACCATCAAAGAAGAGAGAGTCATATGGCAGGGCACTGCTGAGTGAATATAAAAATTTCATTGGGTGA
- a CDS encoding type II toxin-antitoxin system PemK/MazF family toxin → MPAYTKGDVVLATVGMNGKYPDKVRPAVIMKDSGGKEVELCPVTSRVPNGGSFIPVELYDFESGGLDLFSESYILLSEKRTIRKRDIVCRKGRLSWEFIMEITNRT, encoded by the coding sequence ATGCCGGCTTACACAAAAGGAGATGTAGTGCTTGCTACAGTCGGAATGAACGGGAAATATCCGGACAAAGTCAGACCTGCTGTAATTATGAAGGATTCCGGAGGAAAAGAGGTGGAACTATGCCCGGTAACAAGCAGAGTTCCAAATGGCGGATCATTTATCCCGGTTGAACTATATGACTTTGAATCCGGCGGGCTTGATCTGTTCAGTGAGAGCTATATTCTGCTCTCAGAGAAGAGAACAATCAGAAAAAGGGATATAGTATGCAGAAAGGGCAGGCTGTCATGGGAATTCATCATGGAAATCACAAACCGCACATAG